In Macadamia integrifolia cultivar HAES 741 chromosome 5, SCU_Mint_v3, whole genome shotgun sequence, a single window of DNA contains:
- the LOC122079997 gene encoding F-box protein At5g65850-like, giving the protein MTPKRARRRRRRRRRNHNNTARNSDSEAAGMIMNLPLDIIYEILSRLPIESVLRCMSVCKLWSTFPCDSYFIDLHFTKSMMHHRPPTLVLTTSLLPPIEYKMSSQLMVCAEEGEGGDWRKATHIPIGDFELVKGEVIDIVGSCNGFLCIAPRKGLVHICLYNPITRETMKLPKSHLFIPPKNSSTRIRNSFGFGIGSLSKKYKVIVVYDLFRDDCNEITRYSEIITVGERSWRKLDFPTLSYDQLLTDPVLLDGTLYWLVIINNYYNQYVVALDIDSEKFWSIDCCPLPRGRESLRRRYLVPMDGSLGLIDYYAYTNPWFMDIWLLKGSKTMGFSFTLTTYDMSELVRWGKFFFVIGKHGDDTFLVTVHRIGVGYPTSKSCFILYSPMKKQQCFCVQGGLYESELLLKSWMVPSLKSLRL; this is encoded by the coding sequence ATGACCCCAAAGAGagcgaggaggaggaggaggaggaggaggaggaaccATAATAATACAGCAAGAAATTCTGATTCTGAAGCAGCGGGTATGATTATGAATCTCCCTCTGGACATTATTTATGAGATTTTGAGTAGGCTTCCAATTGAATCGGTTCTCCGATGCATGAGTGTATGCAAGCTCTGGTCTACCTTTCCATGTGATTCTTATTTCATCGACCTCCACTTCACTAAATCCATGATGCATCATCGACCACCCACTCTTGTTCTTACAACGTCACTACTTCCACCAATAGAGTATAAGATGAGCAGCCAACTCATGGTgtgtgctgaggaaggggaaggTGGTGACTGGAGGAAAGCCACACACATCCCAATTGGGGATTTTGAACTGGTGAAAGGGGAAGTTATTGATATTGTGGGTTCTTGCAACGGCTTTCTCTGTATTGCGCCACGGAAGGGTTTAGTTCACATCTGCCTCTATAATCCCATTACAAGAGAGACTATGAAGTTGCCCAAATCACATCTTTTTATACCCCCAAAAAACTCAAGCACAAGAATCCGGAATAGTTTTGGTTTTGGTATCGGCAGCTTAAGCAAGAAATATAAAGTGATCGTAGTTTATGATTTATTCCGTGACGATTGCAACGAGATTACAAGATATAGTGAGATAATTACAGTGGGTGAAAGGTCATGGAGAAAGTTAGACTTCCCAACGTTATCATATGATCAACTATTAACAGATCCGGTGCTTTTGGATGGAACCCTCTATTGGCTCGTAATCATTAATAATTACTATAATCAATACGTTGTTGCGTTAGACATTGACAGTGAGAAGTTTTGGAGTATCGATTGCTGTCCTCTTCCTCGTGGAAGGGAGTCTCTTCGACGTAGATATTTGGTTCCAATGGATGGATCTCTTGGCTTAATTGATTATTATGCCTACACAAATCCATGGTTTATGGATATATGGTTACTTAAGGGTAGCAAGACCATGGGGTTCTCATTTACTTTAACTACTTACGATATGTCAGAATTAGTCCGTTGGGGaaagtttttctttgttattggTAAACACGGCGACGATACATTCCTGGTAACGGTACATAGGATCGGGGTAGGATATCCTACATCAAAGTCATGCTTTATTCTCTACTCTCCAATGAAGAAGCAGCAGTGTTTCTGTGTTCAAGGAGGATTATATGAATCTGAATTGTTGCTGAAAAGTTGGATGGTGCCGTCCCTCAAATCACTAAGGCTATGA